In Hamadaea flava, a genomic segment contains:
- a CDS encoding RNA polymerase sigma factor translates to MSDWVRCTTGSYRLIGGDSRHRRPNGGPRPRPVVAGAGRGRAAPAAGRTEAWQLVVRIQRGDVEAVGEFYDRFNTEVYKYIWLWCGEEKLAQQLVREVWDRALRLIGGLRATADSPLCWLLGLARDRAVRHFHSRRYRLGLVELGELRGPEDDGRELLAAVRRLSPPQQEAIALTFFCGLDEVDAAAVMGRTPAMVQALTKRGRVKLAAMLTGGTP, encoded by the coding sequence GTGAGTGATTGGGTCAGGTGCACCACGGGGTCCTACCGCCTGATCGGCGGAGACTCCCGGCACCGCAGGCCGAACGGTGGTCCGCGGCCCCGGCCCGTGGTCGCCGGCGCGGGGCGGGGCCGGGCCGCGCCGGCGGCGGGCCGGACCGAAGCCTGGCAGCTCGTGGTGCGAATCCAGCGGGGCGATGTCGAGGCGGTCGGCGAGTTCTACGACCGCTTCAACACGGAGGTCTACAAGTACATCTGGCTCTGGTGTGGTGAGGAGAAGCTCGCTCAGCAGTTGGTGCGGGAGGTCTGGGACCGGGCGCTGCGGCTCATCGGCGGGCTGCGGGCGACCGCCGACTCTCCCTTGTGCTGGTTGCTGGGCCTGGCCCGGGACCGGGCGGTACGCCACTTCCATTCCCGCCGCTATCGGCTGGGCCTGGTCGAGCTGGGGGAGCTGCGGGGGCCTGAGGACGACGGACGCGAACTGCTGGCGGCGGTACGCCGATTGTCGCCGCCGCAACAGGAGGCGATCGCGCTGACGTTCTTCTGCGGGCTCGACGAGGTCGACGCGGCCGCCGTGATGGGGCGTACGCCGGCGATGGTTCAGGCGCTGACCAAACGCGGCCGGGTGAAGCTGGCGGCGATGCTCACCGGAGGTACGCCGTGA